A genome region from Coffea arabica cultivar ET-39 chromosome 7e, Coffea Arabica ET-39 HiFi, whole genome shotgun sequence includes the following:
- the LOC113700803 gene encoding small nuclear ribonucleoprotein SmD3b-like — MSRSLGIPVKLLHETTGHIMTAELKSGELYRGSMVECEDNWNCQLENITFTTKVSDARLRFYNKLSVFCTHALEFTDGKVSQLEHVFIQGSKVRFMVIPDMLKNAPMFKRLEARIKGKGSALGIRRGRAVAMRARAQAAGRRAPPGRGIVPPVRR; from the exons ATGAGTCGTAGCTTAGGTATACCGGTAAAGCTTCTACACGAAACCACAGGACACATCATGACCGCAGAGCTGAAGAGCGGAGAGCTCTACAGAGGCAGCATGGTTGAATGCGAAGACAATTGGAATTGCCAACTCGAGAACATCACTTTCACAACTAAG GTGTCAGATGCACGTCTTAGATTTTACAACAAATTAAGTGTCTTCTGCACACATGCTTTAGAGTTCACA GATGGCAAGGTATCACAACTTGAGCATGTTTTCATTCAAGGAAGCAAAGTCAG GTTTATGGTGATTCCAGATATGCTTAAGAATGCTCCAATGTTCAAACGTCTAGAAGCTAGAATCAAG GGCAAGGGTTCAGCACTTGGCATTAGACGGGGACGTGCTGTTGCCATGAGAGCCAGG GCTCAGGCTGCTGGTCGTAGAGCTCCACCAGGGAGGGGCATTGTGCCACCTGTAAGGAGGTGA